The following proteins are co-located in the Diorhabda carinulata isolate Delta chromosome 4, icDioCari1.1, whole genome shotgun sequence genome:
- the LOC130893084 gene encoding syntenin-1-like, which yields MSLYPSLEDMKVDQMANAQYNQIQRNIAAAPASAPPPYNYPNFNSMPIPAIAAPDSSGQQLYPHLGEYMGLELSEAVIAENMPEYTQVALQQQNVPQTTSTGLIAPISGQSVGLKRAQITHGVRQLILCKDKDGKVGVRVKAINKGIFVSIVVDKSPAALAGLRFGDQILQINDENVAGYSMDKVHSLFKKSPVNGIKVTVRDRPFERTLTLHKDSVGCLGFQFKHGKITTIVKDSSAARNGVLIDHQLLEIDGQNVVGLKDKEIANIIQKAGPVVTVTVIPCFLYDHMIKSMSGSLIKDIMDHSIPSV from the exons atgtcgcTGTATCCGAGTTTGGAAGATATGAAAGTTGATCAAATGGCAAATGCCCAATACAATCAAATCCAAAGAAATATCGCGGCTGCACCAGCTAGTGCTCCACCACCGTATAACTACcctaattttaattcaatgcCTATTCCCGCTATTGCCGCTCCCGATTCATCTGGGCAGCAGTTATATCCGCATTTAGGAGAATACATGGGGCTGGAATTAAGCGAAGCGGTTATTGCGGAGAATATGCCTGAATATACACAAGTTGCATTACAACAACAG AACGTTCCTCAAACAACGTCAACCGGTTTGATAGCTCCGATTTCGGGACAATCCGTAGGGCTTAAAAGGGCACAAATAACCCACGGCGTTCGCCAACTAATACTTTGTAAAGATAAAGACGGGAAAGTTGGTGTACGCGTTAAAGCCATAAACAAAGGTATATTCGTCAGCATCGTCGTGGATAAATCCCCAGCAGCGCTAGCAGGACTCAGATTCGGCGatcaaattttacaaataaacgACGAAAACGTAGCAGGATATTCAATGGATAAA gtTCATTCGTTGTTTAAAAAGAGTCCTGTAAACGGGATCAAAGTTACTGTGAGAGATAGACCATTTGAAAGGACCTTAACTCTACACAAAGACAGCGTGGGATGTTTAGGGTTCCAATTTAAGCATGGGAAAATCACTACGATTGTTAAAGATTCATCTGCTGCCAGAAATGGCGTTCTCATCGACCATCAACTATTGGAAATAGACGGACAGAACGTTGTAGGATTGAAGGATAAAGAAATCgctaatattattcaaaaagcaGGACCGGTTGTAACCGTAACTGTGATACCGTGTTTCTTGTATGACCATATGATAAAATC gatGTCTGGATCCTTGATTAAAGATATCATGGATCATTCTATACCATCAGTTTAA
- the LOC130893054 gene encoding uncharacterized protein LOC130893054, which yields MKVIIWIFILLKTECDVESYKILFVFPAPIPSHFFLGNALAKGLVDAGHDITMISPYEQNYKSKNGTYKNVVLTGIADMMMDLKIPTWVEIGRMNPFMQDKIVLNPGTAIVNFTLNHPNFRKFLRSPGEKFDVIILELFLNDALKVLSCHFNAPLILFSTLGPNFWTNSQNGNPTPLSYIPDFFQPFSTKMTFWQRTLNTWYTLTRFFNRDYVFLPKQLQCVKNHFPQCYTDDLYYKSSLTLVNYHESVNYPVPLVPNMISVGGLHIKPPNKLPNDLQEYLDGATEGVIYFSLGSNLLFSQLDNHIKKSIINSFKKRKETILLTCDEDLHLSNIIAKKWFPQQDVLAHPKVKLFISHGGLLSIMEAVYNGVPVLALPVFADQKMNGATLQQYEFGLSVSFHDLNEDNLSESINRILTVPKYRENMKKRSKLFHDRPMKPLDVAIYWTEFVAKYKETSHLKVAALDLEWYQYFLLDVIALTAVIIIGICVVIIVSIKFVLKMFLKKEKIKINNIYFHPMLWKFLICFKLLAVAQAYRILIVCPMAARSHFILANTLGRGLVEVGHEITMISPFRDPKPLQNYTDIVLTGLLEAKEKNSAHLWDLEKISPYKFINMMNSIGKKIVRDVFAHPNFQNFIDDSNQKFDLIIVQNFRTDALNVLQCHFDAPLVTLAISEANFWVNPLVGNPSPPSYIPDIFVGYSSRMNFWERLINTGLILVNYMYNYIDFIPGQKRLMRQYFPHCTNRDDILKNVSLVFLPAHESYNQPVPLVPNMINVGGFHIKPPKELPGDLKEFMDAATEGVVYFSMGSNLNMTLINKQTEKDILQALGKLKQMVLFKHNDVLEDVPSNFKVGKWFPQSDILAHPNTVLFITHGGLLSTLETIQYGVPVLALPVFADQKTNAAKAETAGYGLSIPFLEISEERLTATLDELITNRRYRENAKAKSVISRDRPVKPMDLAIYWTEYVIRHKGAPHLRVAAMDLTLIQYLLLDVAAFVIFVVITVFLFVFITCKKFFVFRVNKIKKE from the exons ATGAAAGTAATTATCTGgatatttattttactaaaGACTGAATGTGATGttgaaagttataaaattttattcgtttTCCCCGCTCCGATCCCGAGTCACTTTTTTCTTGGAAACGCATTAGCAAAAGGATTAGTAGACGCAGGACATGACATAACAATGATAAGTCCTTATGAACAAAACTACAAATCAAAAAACGGGACTTATAAGAACGTCGTTTTGACCGGAATCGCAGATATGATGATGG ATCTAAAAATTCCTACGTGGGTCGAAATCGGAAGAATGAATCCTTTTATGCAGGACAAGATAGTATTGAATCCGGGCACCGCTATTGTTAATTTCACTTTAAATCATCCGAATTTTCGGAAATTCCTCCGATCTCCCGGTGAAAAATTCGACGtaattattttagaattatttctaAACGACGCGCTCAAAGTATTATCTTGTCATTTTAATGCTCCTCTTATATTATTTAGTACGTTGGGTCCGAATTTTTGGACCAATTCCCAAAACGGAAACCCCACGCCTTTATCTTATATACCCGATTTTTTTCAACCTTTTTCCACTAAAATGACTTTCTGGCAACGAACTTTGAACACTTGGTATACCTTAACCCGATTTTTTAACAGGGATTATGTTTTCCTTCCGAAACAATTGCAGTGCGTGAAAAACCATTTCCCGCAATGTTACACCGATGATTTATATTACAAAAGTTCTCTAACTTTAGTTAATTATCACGAAAGCGTTAATTATCCCGTACCGTTGGTACCAAATATGATATCAGTCGGTGGTCTTCATATCAAACCTCCTAATAAATTACCAAATGACCTTCAAGAGTATCTAGATGGTGCAACTGAAGGAGTTATATACTTCAGTTTAGgatctaatttattattttcacaacTCGATAATCACATCAAAAAATCCataattaattcattcaaaaaacgaaaagaaacaaTCTTATTAACTTGCGACGAGGATCTTCATTTAAGTAATATTATAGCAAAAAAATGGTTTCCTCAACAAGATGTTTTAG CTCATCCCAaagtaaaattattcatttcccACGGGGGATTATTAAGTATTATGGAGGCGGTATATAACGGTGTTCCAGTATTAGCGTTACCCGTTTTTGCGGATCAAAAAATGAATGGTGCTACTTTACAACAATACGAATTTGGATTGAGTGTTTCATTCCATGATTTAAATGAAGATAATTTATCAGAAAGCATAAATAGGATACTTACTGTGCCAAA ATAtcgagaaaatatgaaaaaacgaTCAAAGTTATTCCATGACAGACCGATGAAACCGTTAGACGTGGCTATTTACTGGACTGAATTTGTGGCTAAATATAAAGAAACGTCACATTTAAAGGTAGCTGCATTAGATCTCGAATGGTACCAATACTTTTTACTAGATGTCATAGCTTTAACAGCTGTAATTATAATTGGTATTTGCGTAGTTATTATTGTATCcataaaatttgtattgaaaatgtttttaaaaaaagaaaagattaaaataaat AATATTTATTTCCATC CAATGTTATGGAAATTTCTTATCTGTTTTAAATTGTTGGCCGTCGCGCAAGCGTATCGGATTTTGATCGTTTGTCCAATGGCGGCACGAAGCCATTTTATACTTGCGAATACGTTAGGAAGGGGATTAGTCGAAGTTGGACACGAAATAACGATGATAAGTCCTTTCAGAGATCCAAAACCGCTTCAAAACTACACGGATATTGTTCTAACCGGTTTACTCGAAGCTAAAGAAA aaaattctgCGCATTTATgggatttggaaaaaatatctccgtacaaatttataaatatgatgAATTCTATCGGTAAAAAAATCGTAAGGGACGTATTCGCccatccaaattttcaaaatttcatcgACGATTCCAATCAAAAATTCGACTTGATAATCGTACAAAATTTCAGAACGGACGCTTTGAACGTCCTTCAATGTCATTTCGACGCTCCCCTCGTAACGCTCGCGATAAGCGAAGCGAATTTTTGGGTAAATCCGTTAGTAGGTAATCCGTCCCCGCCGTCTTATATTCCCGATATATTCGTCGGGTATTCCAGCCGTATGAATTTCTGGGAACGATTAATCAATACCGGATTGATATTAGTTAATTACATGTATAATTACATCGATTTTATTCCCGGTCAAAAACGTTTGATGCGTCAATATTTCCCGCACTGTACTAACCGCGACGACATTTTGAAAAACGTTTCCTTGGTATTTTTACCGGCTCACGAAAGTTACAACCAGCCCGTTCCCCTGGTACCCAACATGATAAACGTCGGGGGATTTCATATAAAACCTCCGAAGGAACTACCTGGAGATCTGAAGGAGTTTATGGATGCAGCTACAGAGGGCGTCGTTTATTTTAGTATGGGTTCTAACCTCAATATGAcactaataaacaaacaaacggAAAAGGATATTTTACAAGCTTTGGGAAAACTTAAACAGATGGTGCTGTTTAAACATAACGACGTTCTGGAAGATGTACCGTCGAATTTTAAAGTTGGTAAATGGTTTCCGCAATCCGATATTTTAG CGCATCCGAATACGGTATTGTTTATCACTCACGGAGGATTGTTGAGCACTTTGGAAACGATACAATATGGAGTTCCAGTACTGGCTTTACCGGTTTTCGCCGACCAAAAGACAAACGCAGCCAAAGCCGAAACGGCCGGTTACGGTTTGAGTATTCCGTTTTTAGAAATTAGCGAAGAACGTCTAACCGCCACTCTCGACGAATTAATAACAAATCGAAG atACCGTGAAAACGCAAAAGCAAAGTCGGTTATTTCGCGAGACCGTCCAGTGAAACCCATGGATTTGGCGATTTATTGGACGGAATATGTAATTAGACACAAGGGGGCGCCCCATTTGAGAGTGGCTGCTATGGATCTAACGTTGATACAGTATCTTCTGTTGGATGTTGCAGCGTTCGTTATTTTCGTTGTAATTACTGTATTTTTATTCGTGTTTATTACGTGtaagaaattttttgtgtttcgtgtaaataaaataaaaaaagaatga
- the LOC130893085 gene encoding mediator of RNA polymerase II transcription subunit 19, whose translation MMGDQFRKVEQYSPKSSPRGARSPVVSRQDSSGTLKTTILLGKNPSIVPSGPFYLMKEPPPESELTGATNLMTYYGLEHSYSKFSGKKLKEQLSSFLPTLPGVIDSPGQQDNSSLRSVIEKPPVVGKELLPLSNIQLDGFRLHPGPLPEQYRYANAAPIKKHKNKHKKHKHKETGLPSQETTVSDTNSETHEKKHKKQKRHDEEKRKRKKEKKRKKQKHSPEHSTGLTPNQHSI comes from the exons ATGATGGGAGATCAGTTTCGAAAAGTTGAACAATATTCTCCAAAATCATCTCCGAGGGGGGCACGGTCCCCTGTTGTATCACGACAAGATTCTTCAGGAacattaaaaacaacaattttgctAGGAAAGAATCCCTCCATAGTCCCTAGCGGAcctttttatttaatgaaagaaCCACCTC CGGAATCAGAATTAACTGGGGCTACAAATTTAATGACCTATTATGGTCTAGAACATTCCTATAGCAAATTTAGTGGTAAAAAGTTGAAGGAACAGTTATCGTCTTTTCTACCAACTTTACCTGGTGTTATAGATTCTCCAGGTCAACAGGACAATAGTTCTTTAAGATCTGTTATTGAAAAACCTCCTGTTGTGGGGAAAGAACTTTTACCTTTATCCAATATTCAATTAGATGGTTTCCGACTTCATCCTGGTCCG TTACCTGAACAGTATCGTTACGCGAACGCGGCCCCAATaaagaaacacaaaaataaacacaaaaaacacaAACACAAGGAAACTGGTTTGCCTAGTCAAGAGACGACTGTATCGGATACGAATAGTGAAACCCAcgaaaagaaacataaaaagcAGAAGAGGCATGACGAAGAGAAGAGGAAGCGGAAAAAGGAGAAGAAGAGGAAAAAACAGAAGCACAGCCCCGAACATAGCACGGGATTAACGCCCAATCAACACTCTATTTAA